One window of Desulfovibrio sp. genomic DNA carries:
- a CDS encoding MFS transporter, with protein sequence MPQKRCRKQTARQASASFGESLAAICRGNFLVVTCINLLLMTDYYLIFVTGTAHVQKTFGVSLSVAGFSSGIMVIGCLAGRFVTGNQMSAIGGRLCLLAGLLLFAASIGALEFAHSLPLIFIQRFMAGFGVGVAGTATGAIVAYVVPVRFHGLGIGLFTMSAALALALGPFLGISLSLSYGYRTLMQLSGIVSLLCLGIFVFLRNLPPMHLRLRPVFSMNSYIDPRVVRFSLVALVVCPGYGCIQAFLPSFAAEHGLTGAASIFFLCYAGAALLTRPQTGRLFDTRGEHVVMYPALLITALALFVLSQAHSTAMLLCAGVLLGIGFANFQSVGQAVSLSLVSRSRYAQATTTFYIFFDLGIGLGPYVFGHAIPLAGYSGMYMALSALVVCGVGVYHLVHGRRPQ encoded by the coding sequence ATGCCCCAAAAAAGATGCCGCAAGCAAACAGCCCGGCAGGCCAGCGCCAGCTTTGGCGAGTCGCTTGCCGCCATCTGCCGTGGCAATTTTCTGGTTGTGACCTGCATAAACCTGCTGCTGATGACAGATTATTACCTTATCTTTGTCACCGGCACTGCCCATGTGCAAAAAACCTTTGGGGTCAGCCTGAGCGTAGCCGGGTTTTCATCGGGCATCATGGTTATCGGCTGTCTTGCGGGCCGGTTTGTTACCGGCAATCAGATGTCGGCCATTGGCGGCAGACTATGCCTGCTGGCGGGTTTGCTGCTGTTTGCGGCCAGCATTGGCGCCCTTGAGTTTGCGCACTCGCTGCCGCTGATATTTATCCAGCGTTTTATGGCCGGGTTTGGCGTGGGTGTGGCGGGCACGGCCACAGGGGCCATTGTGGCCTATGTGGTTCCCGTGCGCTTTCATGGCCTTGGCATAGGTCTTTTTACCATGAGCGCCGCATTGGCGCTGGCCCTCGGGCCCTTTCTGGGCATCAGCCTTTCCCTCAGCTACGGCTACCGTACACTGATGCAGCTCAGTGGCATTGTCAGCCTGCTGTGCCTGGGCATCTTTGTTTTTTTGCGCAACCTGCCGCCCATGCACCTGCGCCTGCGCCCGGTGTTCAGCATGAACAGCTACATAGACCCGCGTGTGGTGCGTTTTTCGCTGGTGGCCCTTGTTGTCTGCCCTGGCTACGGCTGTATACAGGCCTTTTTGCCTTCGTTTGCCGCAGAGCACGGCCTTACGGGCGCGGCCAGCATATTTTTTCTGTGTTATGCGGGCGCGGCTCTGCTCACCAGGCCACAGACCGGCCGCCTTTTTGACACACGCGGCGAGCATGTGGTCATGTATCCGGCCCTGCTGATTACTGCGCTGGCCCTGTTTGTGCTTTCGCAGGCGCACAGTACGGCCATGCTTTTATGCGCCGGGGTGCTGCTGGGCATAGGCTTTGCCAACTTTCAGTCTGTGGGGCAGGCGGTATCGCTCTCGCTGGTTTCACGCTCGCGCTATGCGCAGGCCACCACCACCTTCTATATCTTTTTTGATCTCGGAATCGGACTTGGCCCTTATGTTTTCGGGCATGCCATCCCTCTGGCCGGGTACAGCGGCATGTATATGGCCCTGAGCGCGCTTGTTGTGTGCGGCGTGGGTGTATACCACCTTGTCCACGGCAGACGGCCACAGTAA
- a CDS encoding tetratricopeptide repeat protein produces the protein MASQKPTKESAESTSAAQSADAKSTSAQTLQAASEAALQTEQHKGLSKVSKGVFFVGIGLALVLGIYVGSLVPSMFGSEPAQQAPAQQAAAPAQQGAQAPAQPRQDNQPPMPPELVAKIAAMEQTVLADPKNAQNWTELGNLYFDTGQSRKAASAYERSLAIAPDNADVLTDLGIMYRELGEFDKAVSSFRRASSVNPRHENAMFNEGVVLYFDLKRKDDAMKAWLRLLAVNPGARAPDGQTVSDVIKNLR, from the coding sequence ATGGCAAGCCAGAAGCCCACCAAAGAATCCGCAGAATCCACATCGGCAGCCCAGTCCGCCGATGCCAAATCCACCAGCGCACAAACCTTGCAGGCTGCCTCTGAAGCCGCCTTGCAGACCGAACAGCACAAAGGCCTCAGCAAAGTGAGCAAAGGCGTCTTTTTTGTAGGTATTGGCCTTGCTCTTGTGTTGGGCATTTACGTGGGCAGCCTTGTGCCGTCCATGTTTGGCTCCGAACCTGCCCAGCAGGCTCCTGCGCAGCAGGCCGCGGCCCCCGCACAGCAGGGAGCTCAGGCTCCTGCCCAGCCCCGCCAGGACAACCAGCCCCCCATGCCGCCCGAACTGGTAGCCAAGATCGCGGCCATGGAGCAGACCGTTCTGGCTGACCCCAAGAACGCGCAAAACTGGACCGAGCTCGGCAACCTTTATTTTGACACCGGCCAGTCGCGCAAGGCTGCCAGCGCCTACGAGCGTTCGCTTGCCATTGCCCCCGACAATGCCGACGTGCTCACCGATCTTGGCATCATGTACCGCGAGCTTGGCGAATTCGACAAGGCTGTCTCCAGTTTTCGCCGCGCCTCCAGCGTGAATCCCCGCCACGAAAACGCCATGTTCAACGAAGGCGTGGTGCTTTATTTTGACCTCAAGCGCAAGGACGACGCCATGAAGGCATGGCTGCGCCTGCTGGCGGTCAACCCTGGCGCGCGTGCCCCCGACGGGCAGACTGTTTCGGACGTGATCAAGAATTTGCGCTAG
- a CDS encoding MarR family transcriptional regulator — MKLAYRWITLANRNYFLYLNRALAPYGLNSSQYQFILNLFQNPGITQDKLPELICINKSNVARTLAQLEKKGLIRREVNQEDKRTATVFLTERAHDLYPQIMGVIQVWDDAVTEVFSDQEKETLLDLMRRLSGRAAELRDATPHTLKK, encoded by the coding sequence ATGAAACTCGCCTACAGGTGGATCACGCTGGCCAACAGGAACTACTTTCTGTACCTCAACAGGGCACTCGCGCCCTACGGCCTCAACAGCAGCCAGTACCAGTTCATCCTGAATCTCTTTCAGAATCCGGGTATCACCCAGGACAAGCTGCCCGAGCTTATCTGCATCAACAAAAGCAACGTGGCCCGCACCCTGGCGCAGCTTGAAAAAAAGGGACTTATCCGCCGCGAGGTCAATCAGGAAGACAAGCGCACGGCCACGGTTTTTCTTACAGAACGGGCTCACGATCTGTACCCGCAGATAATGGGCGTTATCCAGGTATGGGACGACGCGGTGACCGAGGTTTTTTCTGATCAGGAAAAAGAAACCCTGCTTGATCTCATGCGGCGGCTGTCAGGGCGCGCGGCAGAGCTGCGCGACGCAACGCCCCATACCCTAAAAAAATAG